From a region of the Impatiens glandulifera chromosome 4, dImpGla2.1, whole genome shotgun sequence genome:
- the LOC124936552 gene encoding protein PLANT CADMIUM RESISTANCE 6-like — protein sequence MGRIESAAPPSPYNNDQQNNAPPLVNQPAAPAYPSLPVGQPEAYPSPPVNQPAAYPPPPVNQPETYPPPQVNQPEAYPPVNKPEAYPPVNKPEAYPPQGNYYPQTPPPAYPSPSPPPVQFPPTPTKGQFEANDPPPVQYPLPEENTQQQYNQYQQQQQQPQMNTNFAQFNQQIPVASGIPINVPASYNEEWTSGLFDCMNDPMNAVVTLCFPCLTFGQIAEIIDNGQTSCATSGLIYGLVGAFIGIPCIMSCSYRTKLRNKYGLIESPAPDWITHFLCEPCALCQAYRELEQRGLDPSIGWIGNVARQQQQAVMMVPATQNMNGY from the exons ATGGGACGGATCGAGTCTGCTGCTCCGCCTTCCCCTTACAACAATGATCAACAAAATAACGCACCACCTCTAGTTAATCAACCGGCAGCGCCGGCCTATCCTTCGCTGCCGGTTGGTCAACCTGAGGCCTACCCTTCACCTCCGGTTAATCAACCTGCGGCTTATCCTCCACCTCCGGTTAATCAACCGGAGACCTATCCTCCACCGcaagttaatcaaccggaggcCTATCCTCCGGTTAATAAACCGGAGGCGTACCCTCCGGTTAATAAACCGGAGGCATACCCTCCACAAGGCAACTACTATCCACAAACTCCACCTCCAGCATATCCTTCGCCTTCTCCACCACCAGTACAGTTCCCTCCGACGCCGACTAAGGGACAATTTGAGGCTAATGATCCCCCGCCGGTGCAATATCCACTACCTGAAGAGAATACCCAACAACAGTACAATCAATATCAACAACAGCAACAACAACCGCAGATGAATACTAATTTTGCTCAATTTAATCAACAAATTCCTGTGGCAAGTGGAATTCCCATTAATGTACCAGCTTCATATAATGAGGAATGGACATCTGGATTGTTCGATTGCATGAACGATCCAATGAACG CTGTTGTCACATTGTGCTTTCCCTGCCTCACTTTCGGACAAATTGCAGAGATCATCGACAATGGTCAAACTT CATGTGCTACAAGTGGACTTATTTATGGTCTAGTAGGGGCTTTCATTGGGATACCCTGTATTATGTCATGTTCATATCGAACTAAACTGAGGAACAAATATGGACTCATAGAAAGTCCTGCACCCGATTGGATCACCCATTTCCTATGTGAACCATGTGCACTTTGTCAAGCTTATAGGGAGCTTGAACAAAGGGGACTCGACCCATCTATCG GATGGATTGGAAATGTGGCGAGGCAACAACAACAAGCGGTTATGATGGTGCCAGCAACTCAGAATATGAACGGTTATTGA